CTACACGCCCAGCTACATCGTCGACTACATCGTGGAAAACACGGTGGGCAAGCTGCTCGAAGGAAGGTCACCCAAAGAGATGGCGAAGCTCCGCGTGGTGGACCCGGCCTGCGGATCAGGTTCCTTCTTGCTCTCGGCCTACCAGAAGCTGCTCGATGCCCACCTCGCCTGGTATCGGGAGCACGAGCCGAAGAAGCACAAGGAAGCGGTCTTCGAAGGCCCGGGCAGCGACTGGCGCCTGACCACCGCAAAGAAGCGAGAGGTTCTGCTCAACTCGATCTTCGGCGTCGACATCGACCGGCAGGCGGTCGAGGTGACCAAGCTCTCGCTGCTCTTGAAGTGCCTCGAAGGCGAAACCAACGAATCGCTCCGTCAGCTCACCCTCTACGGCGAGCGCGCTCTCCCCAGCCTCGACAAGAATATCCAGTGCGGCAACTCCCTCATCTCGCCGGACGCCCTCCTTCGCCACACCGGCGGCCTCTTCCCCGACGAAGACGAGCTCCGCCGCATCAACCCCTTCGACTGGCAGAAGGCCTTCCCCGAGGTCTTCAAGTCCGGCGGCTTCGATGTCGTCATCGGGAATCCACCATACGGGGCCGACTACGACGAACAAGGGAAGTTGTTCTTCCAGTCTCACTTTGCGTACAGGAAGGGCAAGCCGGAGACCTATCTCTTCTTTCTCGAGAAGGGGCTCCTGCTACTTGCCCCCGATGGGCTCCTTGGATTCATCATGCCGAATGCGTGGCTCACCAATCACTACGGCGTGCAGGTTCGGCAGCTCGTGTTCCGGGAGAGTCGCATACTTCAAGTTCTCGACCTCGAGCAAACGCGAGTGTTCCCAGGCGCAGTCGTCGACACCGCAGCGCTGATCCTCGCGCAAGGAGCGGCGGGTCCGGCCCATGAAGTGCGAGTGCTGCACGGAACCAGGGACCGGCGGCTTACACCGGCATTCAGTATTGCGCAACGATACTGGTCACGGGACGATTCACTGATCATCAACACACAAGCCGACCCCTCCCAGACGCTTCTTCTCGAGAAGCTTGAGCGCTCGCGAGATACCCTGGCTTCGCTGGTCGAGTATTCGCAAGGCGCGATCCCCTACAAGACCAGCGCCGACGGCGCGGCAAACCGTTTCATCTCCGGTACCGCTCATGGCTCGGATTGGCGCCCGCTTCTGGAGAGTGCTTCACAGGTGCGGCGATTCGAGATTGACTCTGCGAAGGCCTTCATTCGCTACGGTCGGTGGCTGTGGTGTGCTCGTGACGAGCGCTTCTTCAGCCAGCCGAAGATCCTCTTTCACCGCGTACGAAAGAAGCTGCCCGTGCAACTCGTGGGAGCCCTTGACCTTTCTGGCGTGGTCAATAGACACTCCCTCTCCAACCTAATCCAACGCCCTGAGACCTCGCTCGATGCGCTCTGGTCCGTCCTTGCGCTCTTCAACTCCCGAACCGCCAATTGGTGGTTCTCGAAACGCTACGGCGTGCTGATGGAGGTGGGTGGCTTCAAGGTCTCCAGGATTCCTCTTCCACCTCGCTGGAGGGAGGGTTCGTCCCAGTTGACGCGACTTGCACAGGAAGCAACTGGCTCGCGTCGGCGCCTCAGCGCAGCAAGGACCCAGCATGATCGGGCCGCGATATCGCGAGCGGTCGAAGCTACAGAGTCCGAGATCGACCGGCTGGTGTACGACCTCTACGAGCTGACGCCGGAGGAGATCGCGATCGTTGAGAAAGGGTAGACTTCTTCCATGAAGCTGCGTGTGGTGTTGGAGCCCTCCGGCGAGGGTGGGTACACCGTCTGGGTGCCGTCGCTGCCGGGCTGCGTCAGCGAAGGTGAGACGGCAGAGGAGGCGCTCGGCAACATCCGGGAGGCGATCGAGCTCTACCTCGAGCCGGTCGAAGACGACATGGTCGCCGAGCCCGGCGCCGAGATTCTCGAGCTTGTCGTCTGACCAAGATCCCGAGCCTTGGCTATCTCGAGGTGGTGCGCGCGTTCCAGCGCGACGGATGGGTCGTCGTGCGGCAGCGCGGCAGCCACATCCGGATGCAGAAGCGCACCGCCGCAGAGCAGATGAAGCTGACGGTACCAGCCCATCGCCCGATCAAGCGTTCGACTCTCGCTCACCTGCTGAAACAGGCGCGGCTCGACGCCGAGGCCTTCCTGAATCTGCTCTAGAACACGGGAACACTCTCAACCGTCGAGGTGCCGCAGCTCCGTGCGAAGCTTCCAGAGCTTGTAGACCGCCGGGTAGATCAGCAGCTCGAGCAGGAACGAGGTGACGAGTCCGCCGATCATCGGCGCGGCGACTCGCTTCATCACGTCCGCGCCGGCGGAGGTCGAGAAGAGGATCGGCACGAGGCCCATGAAGGCCGCCGCGACGGTCATCATCTTCGGCCGCGCCCGCTTGACTGCGCCGTGGATCAGCGCCTCGTCGACCCCCGCGTGGCTGGTCAGGAGGCCCTTCTTGCGGTACTCCTCCCACGACAGGTCGAGGAAGAGCAGCATGAAGACCGCCGTCTCGGCGTCGAGACCGAGCAGCGCGATCATCCCGACCCACGCCGCGATCGAGACGTTGTAGCCGAGCAGGTGGAAGAGCCAGATGGCGCCGACCGCCGAAAACGGCACGGCGACCATGATCAGCCCGGCCTTGAAGGCCGACTTCGTGTTGGCGTAGAGCAGGATGAAGATCAGGGCGAGGGTGATTGGCACGATCACCTGCAGGCGCTCGCGCACCCGCAGCATGTTCTCGTACTGGCCGCTCCACGAGAGCGTATAGCCCTGCGGCAGCTTCAGCCGCTCGCGCACCACGCCCTTGGCCTCGTCGACGTAGCCGCCGATGTCGCGCCCGGCGACGTCGACGAAGACGTAGCCGGCGAGGAAGCCGTTCTCGTTGCGCAGCATCGCTGGACCCTGGGCAAGCCGGATGTCGGCGAGCTGGCCGAGCGGCACCTGCGCCCCGCCCATCGTCGGCACCAGGACCCGGGCCAGGCGGTCCATGTCCTCGCGGAGCTCGCGCGGATACCGCACGTTGACGGGGTAGCGCTCGCGTCCGGCGATCACGGTGGTGATGTTCTCGCCGCCGATCGCCGCGCCGATCACCATCTGCACCTCCTCGACGCTGAGGCCGTAGCGCGCCAACCGCTCGCGGCGCGGCTCGATGTCGACGAAGTAGCCGCCGGCCACCCGCTCGGCGAAGACGCTGCGCGTGCCACGGACCGAGCTCAGGATCGGCTCGAGCTCCTCGCCGAGCCGCTGGATCTCGGCGAGATCGGGTCCGTAGACCTTGATGCCGATCGGCGTCCGCACGCCGGTCGAGAGCATGTCGATCCTCGCCTTGATCGGCATCGTCCAGGCGTTGGTGACCCCCGGGATGCGCAGCGCCCGGTCCATCTCCTCGACCAGCTCGTCCCAGCTGATGCGATCGGGCCAGAACGGCCGCAGCAGCGGCTTGCAGAAGTCCGGCGCCCAGCTCGAGTACCAGGTCTTCTTCGCCCGCCAGGCGCTCTCGGGGCGGAGCACCACCGTCGTCTCCATCATCGAGAACGGCGCCGGGTCGGTCGAGGTCTCGGCGCGGCCGGCCTTGCCGTGCACCGACTCGACCTCCGGGAAGCTCTTGAGCACGCGGTCCTGGGTCTGCAACAGCTCCTGGGCCTGCGCGATCGACAGGCCCGGCAGGGTCGTCGGCATGAAGAGGATGGAGCCCTCGTTGAGCGGCGGCATGAACTCCGAGCCGAGCCGCCAGTACATCGGCAGCGAGAGGGCGAGAACGAGGAGAGCGAGGGCGATCACCGTCTTCGGCCGCCGCAGGACCCAGCGGCAGACCGGCTCGTAGACGCGGTGGATGGCCCGCGAGACCGGGTGCTCCTCCTCGGCGTAGTAGCGCCCGACCAGCAACGTGGTCGCCACCTTCGCCAGCCAGCGCGGCCGGAAGGTGTACGGGTCGAGGCGCGCGAACATCATCCGCATTGCCGGGTCGAGCGTCACCGCGAGGATCGCCGCGAGCAGCATGGTCAGGTTCTTCGACCAGGCGAGCGGACCGAAGAGACGCCCTTCCTGATCCACCAGGGCGAAGATCGGCAGGAAGGCGACGGCGATCACCAGGAGCGAGAAGAAGACCGACGGACCGACCTCCTGCAAGGCGGCGAGCCGCACGGCGTGGAAGTCGCCCTTTCTCCCGTCCACCTGCCAGAGATGGATCTTGTTGTAGGCGTTCTCCACCTCGACGATGGCGCCGTCGACCAGCACGCCGATCGAGATGGCGATGCCGGCGAGCGACATGATGTTGACCGAGACGCCGAACAGATAGAGCGGGATGAAGGCGAGCAGGACCGAGATCGGGATGGTCAGGATCGGGACGATCGACGACGGCACGTGCCAGAGGAAGATCAGGATGACCAGCGAGACGATGATCATGGCCACCTTGAGCTCGTGGGTGAGCGTCTCGATGGCGCGGCCGATGAGGACGGAGCGGTCGTAGGTCGAAACCACCTCGACGCCCGGCGGCAGCGACGGCGCCAGCTCCTCGAGCCGCGCCTTCACCCGGGCGATGACGTTCTGCGCGTTCTCGCCATGGCGCATGACGACGATGCCGCCGACCGCGTCTCCCTCGCCGTCGAAGTCGGCGACACCGCGCCGGATCTCCGGCCCGAGCTCCACCCGCGCCACGTCGCGCAGCAGCACCGGCACGCCGCCCGGCCCGACCTTGACGACGATCTGTTCGAAATCGGCGAGCTCCCGCGCATAGCCGCGGACCCGCACCATGTACTCGGCGCCGCTCCACTCGATCAGCCGGCCGCCCGTCTCGTTGTTCGATGCCGTGACCGCCTTGACCAGATCCGCGATCGAAATCGCATCGGCCGACAGGCGGTTCGGATCGACGGTGATCTGGAACTGCTTGCCGTAGCCGCCGAGAGCGGCGACCTCGGCGACACCCGGCACGCTCTGCAGGGCGTAGCGCAGCGTCCAGTCCTGGAACGAGCGCAACTCGTCGAGCGTGTGCGTGCCGGAGCGGTCGCGCAGCACGTACTGGTAGACCCAGCCGACGCCGGTGGCGTCGGGCCCGAGCTCGGTCTGCACGCCGGCGGGCAGACGGGCCTGGATCTTCGACAGGTACTCGAGCACCCGCGAGCGCGCCCAGTAGAGATCGGTGCCGTCCTCGAAGATGACGTAGACGTAGGAGAAGCCGAAGTCCGAGAAACCCCGCACCGCCTTGACCTTCGGCGCCCCGAGCAGCGCCGAGACGATCGGATAGGTGACCTGATCCTCGAGGATGTCGGGCGAGCGGTCCCAGCGCGAGTAGACGATCACCTGGGTGTCGGAGAGGTCGGGCAGGGCGTCGAGGCGAATGACGCCGAGGGTGTAGACGGCGCCCACCAGCGCCGCGACCGTCGCCAGCAGGACCAGGATCCGGTTGGCGGCCGAGAAGGCGATGATGCGACCGATCATCGGCTCCCTCCGGCTTCGGTCGGCGGCGCGGACCCCGGCGTGCCGCCCGCCAGAGCGGCGAGGGCGCTGCGCAACCTCGACTCGGAGTCGAGCAGGAAGTTCGCCTTCACCGCCACGCGCTCCCCTTCGCCGATCGCCCCGGCGGCGAGCTGCGCCTTGCCTTCGCCGCGCCAGAGGACGGTGACGAGGCGCGGCTCGTAGCGGCCGGGGGCGGTCTCCACGAAGACGATCTGGCGGACGCCGGTGTCGAGAACCGCCGAGTCCGGTACCACCACGCCCACGCCGAGGTCGATCGTCTGCTCGACGTCGACGAACATCCCGGGGCGCAGCTTCATCTCCGGATTGGCCAGGTCGAAGCGCACCCGCAGCGTGCGCGACACCGGACTGAGCTCGGGATAGACGTAGGCGACGACCCCGTGGAACACCGCGGTCGGGTCGTAGGCGAGCGTGAGTTTCGCTTCCTGGCCGACGCGGAGGTAGCGCGCCTCCGATTCGTAGAAGTCGGCCTCGACCCAGACGTGCGAGAGGTCGGCGACGGTGTAGAGCTCCATGCCGGGCTCGATCCGGCGACCGGCCAGCACCTCCTTGGAGACGACGAAGCCGGAGGCCGGGGCGAGCAGGTCGACGGTGCGCCGTGCCTTGCCGCTGCGCTCGAGCTCGGCGAGGAACTTCTCCGGCACGTCGAAGAGCTCGAGGCGCCGCCGTGCCGCCGTCATCAGGTCCTCCCCACCGCGCCGCACCTCGGGGATCGAGGACGCGAGGAAGCGGTCGGCGTTGCGTCGCGCCAGCAGGTACTCCTCCTGGCTGGCCAGGAGCTCGGGCGAGTAGATCGACAGCATCGGCTGTCCGCGCCGCACGTACTGGCCGGTGAAGTTGACGTGCAGCGTCTCGACCCAGCCGGAGGTCTTCGCCTGCGCACGGTAGAGCCGCGTCTCGTCGGCCGCCACCGAGCCGACGGTGCGGATCGAGCGCGTCAGCCGCTCGGCCCGCGCCGGCTCGCTGCGCACGCCGGCGAGGCGCAGACCGGCCGCGTCGGCGTCGACCGTCGCGTGGCCGGCGACGCCCCCCGACGTCGCCCCGGCGACCTCGTCGGACCAGACCGGAAGGTAGTCCATGCCCATCGGGTCCTTCGCCGGCACCGGCGAGGTGACCGACGGATCCATCGGATTGCGATAGAAGAGGACGTGGCGCTCACCCGGGGAGGGCGTCCCTCGCTCGGGGACGGGCTCACGCCGCACCAGGTCCATCTTGCACTTCGGGCAGATGCCGGCGGTGGCGGAAACCACCTCCGGGTGCATCGGACAGGTCCAGGTCGCGGCGGCCGGGGTCGCCGCGGGCGTCGCGGCAGGCACCTTCGCGACCAGGTCCATGTTGCAGATCGGACACGAGCCCGGGCGGTCCGCGACGTAGGTCGGATGCATCGGGCAGTAGTAGACGGCGCCGCTCGTGCGGCTCGGACAGCCGAGGGCGAACAGCGCGCCGAGAACGACGAGCGCCACGACGACGACGCGGAAGGGGCGGACGGGGCGACGGCTCATGGCACGAGTCCTTCGACGAGAGAACGGTTGGCGCCGGAGCCGGTCGGGCTCGCGGCGGGGGAGGTCGGGGAAGGCGATGCAGCGTCGCCTTCCTCGCCGAGCAGCGCGGCGATCTGGACACGAACCGCGAGGCGTTCGGCCTCGAGGCGCGCCTGGGCGACCCGAGCGTCGAGCCAGCGGCCGTAGTCCTCGACCACGGTCGAGAAGTCGCCCTGCCCGTGGAGATACGCGGTGCGAGCGGCATCGAAGGCCGCCGAGCTCTGCGGCAGGATCGCCTCGCTCGACAGGCGGAGCTGGCCGTCGAGCCTCCACCAGGATCCGAGCAGGCGTTCGCCCGCGGCGCGAGCGCTGATCTCGGCCTCGCGTCGCTCCGCCCGCACCGCGTCGAGATCGTGCTCGGCGGCGCGGATCCGCGGCTCCTGGCGGCTCTTGCGCCAGAAGGGCAGCTCGATGCCGAGCCCGAGCAGCAGCACCGGGTCGTTGGCGCCGCGCAGCCCGACCCCGCCGGCGGCGGTGAAGTCCGGGCGGAGCTCGTTCCGTTCCGTGGCGAGGCGCCGCTCGCTCGCCGTCTCCATCGCCCGGCGAACCGCCACCTCGGCCGCCCGCTCCGCGGCGAGTCGCGCCACGCCCTCGGGCAGCGGCGAGACCGGCGGCAGGGTGGTCACGACGCCGATCGGCGAGCCGGCCGGCAGATCGAGGAGCCCGCGAAGGTCGGCTTCGACTTCGGCGCGCTCGCCGGCGACCTCGATCCGCCGCTCGTCGTGCATCGCCAGCTCGAGCTGGACCTTGAGCACGGCCTCCTGCTCGCCCTCGCCCGCGCCGTAGCGAGCGGTCACCGTCGCCGCCAGCAGCTCGAGCAA
This genomic window from Holophagales bacterium contains:
- a CDS encoding N-6 DNA methylase; protein product: MTDGGANLDSFREHLADLSARFTRQSSRYRAPTYNEETARSEFISPFFEALGWDLANRQGNALQYRDVIHEEGIKVGDATKAPDYTFRVGGQRKFFVEAKKPGVDLKSDSAPAYQLRRYAWSAKLPLSILTDFEELAVYDTRIRPEEKDKASVARVLYFRHEEYERRAEEIWSVFSKRAVLEGRFDTYAEENLKKRGTSEVDGEFLKEIEGWREELAKNLALRNAGLTVDELNYAVQATIDRILFLRIAEGRGAELYGRLLALTNGSEIYRRLTALYREADERYNSGIFDFKADKLTLTLALDDKVIRPLLKALYYPESPYEFSVLPAEILGNVYEQFLGKVIRLTPAGRAKVEEKPEVKKAGGVYYTPSYIVDYIVENTVGKLLEGRSPKEMAKLRVVDPACGSGSFLLSAYQKLLDAHLAWYREHEPKKHKEAVFEGPGSDWRLTTAKKREVLLNSIFGVDIDRQAVEVTKLSLLLKCLEGETNESLRQLTLYGERALPSLDKNIQCGNSLISPDALLRHTGGLFPDEDELRRINPFDWQKAFPEVFKSGGFDVVIGNPPYGADYDEQGKLFFQSHFAYRKGKPETYLFFLEKGLLLLAPDGLLGFIMPNAWLTNHYGVQVRQLVFRESRILQVLDLEQTRVFPGAVVDTAALILAQGAAGPAHEVRVLHGTRDRRLTPAFSIAQRYWSRDDSLIINTQADPSQTLLLEKLERSRDTLASLVEYSQGAIPYKTSADGAANRFISGTAHGSDWRPLLESASQVRRFEIDSAKAFIRYGRWLWCARDERFFSQPKILFHRVRKKLPVQLVGALDLSGVVNRHSLSNLIQRPETSLDALWSVLALFNSRTANWWFSKRYGVLMEVGGFKVSRIPLPPRWREGSSQLTRLAQEATGSRRRLSAARTQHDRAAISRAVEATESEIDRLVYDLYELTPEEIAIVEKG
- a CDS encoding type II toxin-antitoxin system HicB family antitoxin, which translates into the protein MKLRVVLEPSGEGGYTVWVPSLPGCVSEGETAEEALGNIREAIELYLEPVEDDMVAEPGAEILELVV
- a CDS encoding type II toxin-antitoxin system HicA family toxin, coding for MTKIPSLGYLEVVRAFQRDGWVVVRQRGSHIRMQKRTAAEQMKLTVPAHRPIKRSTLAHLLKQARLDAEAFLNLL
- a CDS encoding efflux RND transporter permease subunit, with protein sequence MIGRIIAFSAANRILVLLATVAALVGAVYTLGVIRLDALPDLSDTQVIVYSRWDRSPDILEDQVTYPIVSALLGAPKVKAVRGFSDFGFSYVYVIFEDGTDLYWARSRVLEYLSKIQARLPAGVQTELGPDATGVGWVYQYVLRDRSGTHTLDELRSFQDWTLRYALQSVPGVAEVAALGGYGKQFQITVDPNRLSADAISIADLVKAVTASNNETGGRLIEWSGAEYMVRVRGYARELADFEQIVVKVGPGGVPVLLRDVARVELGPEIRRGVADFDGEGDAVGGIVVMRHGENAQNVIARVKARLEELAPSLPPGVEVVSTYDRSVLIGRAIETLTHELKVAMIIVSLVILIFLWHVPSSIVPILTIPISVLLAFIPLYLFGVSVNIMSLAGIAISIGVLVDGAIVEVENAYNKIHLWQVDGRKGDFHAVRLAALQEVGPSVFFSLLVIAVAFLPIFALVDQEGRLFGPLAWSKNLTMLLAAILAVTLDPAMRMMFARLDPYTFRPRWLAKVATTLLVGRYYAEEEHPVSRAIHRVYEPVCRWVLRRPKTVIALALLVLALSLPMYWRLGSEFMPPLNEGSILFMPTTLPGLSIAQAQELLQTQDRVLKSFPEVESVHGKAGRAETSTDPAPFSMMETTVVLRPESAWRAKKTWYSSWAPDFCKPLLRPFWPDRISWDELVEEMDRALRIPGVTNAWTMPIKARIDMLSTGVRTPIGIKVYGPDLAEIQRLGEELEPILSSVRGTRSVFAERVAGGYFVDIEPRRERLARYGLSVEEVQMVIGAAIGGENITTVIAGRERYPVNVRYPRELREDMDRLARVLVPTMGGAQVPLGQLADIRLAQGPAMLRNENGFLAGYVFVDVAGRDIGGYVDEAKGVVRERLKLPQGYTLSWSGQYENMLRVRERLQVIVPITLALIFILLYANTKSAFKAGLIMVAVPFSAVGAIWLFHLLGYNVSIAAWVGMIALLGLDAETAVFMLLFLDLSWEEYRKKGLLTSHAGVDEALIHGAVKRARPKMMTVAAAFMGLVPILFSTSAGADVMKRVAAPMIGGLVTSFLLELLIYPAVYKLWKLRTELRHLDG
- a CDS encoding efflux RND transporter periplasmic adaptor subunit, with the translated sequence MSRRPVRPFRVVVVALVVLGALFALGCPSRTSGAVYYCPMHPTYVADRPGSCPICNMDLVAKVPAATPAATPAAATWTCPMHPEVVSATAGICPKCKMDLVRREPVPERGTPSPGERHVLFYRNPMDPSVTSPVPAKDPMGMDYLPVWSDEVAGATSGGVAGHATVDADAAGLRLAGVRSEPARAERLTRSIRTVGSVAADETRLYRAQAKTSGWVETLHVNFTGQYVRRGQPMLSIYSPELLASQEEYLLARRNADRFLASSIPEVRRGGEDLMTAARRRLELFDVPEKFLAELERSGKARRTVDLLAPASGFVVSKEVLAGRRIEPGMELYTVADLSHVWVEADFYESEARYLRVGQEAKLTLAYDPTAVFHGVVAYVYPELSPVSRTLRVRFDLANPEMKLRPGMFVDVEQTIDLGVGVVVPDSAVLDTGVRQIVFVETAPGRYEPRLVTVLWRGEGKAQLAAGAIGEGERVAVKANFLLDSESRLRSALAALAGGTPGSAPPTEAGGSR
- a CDS encoding TolC family protein, yielding MRSKAVVAGLVWFLVGSAVLRAESPAAPASDELPAHPGMAGVEAPPLAELLSLAERRSPRLVALAARLAAAEERVGPEGALANPMVEARLQNVGLGRWSLGDEEMSMLELGVRQTLPWPGKRQARRDLARAETATVAAELASARRELVREVTTLVARLYALDRERGVLEEAHELLELLAATVTARYGAGEGEQEAVLKVQLELAMHDERRIEVAGERAEVEADLRGLLDLPAGSPIGVVTTLPPVSPLPEGVARLAAERAAEVAVRRAMETASERRLATERNELRPDFTAAGGVGLRGANDPVLLLGLGIELPFWRKSRQEPRIRAAEHDLDAVRAERREAEISARAAGERLLGSWWRLDGQLRLSSEAILPQSSAAFDAARTAYLHGQGDFSTVVEDYGRWLDARVAQARLEAERLAVRVQIAALLGEEGDAASPSPTSPAASPTGSGANRSLVEGLVP